One stretch of Prunus persica cultivar Lovell chromosome G1, Prunus_persica_NCBIv2, whole genome shotgun sequence DNA includes these proteins:
- the LOC18793262 gene encoding peptidyl-prolyl cis-trans isomerase CYP23 → MKGTFWGKMLNRRSALIGFISCFCFSSTFLSGSIVAASPHDPLLGSARVVFQTNYGDIEFGFYPSVAPKTVEHIYKLVRLGGYNTNHFFRVEKGFVAQVADVASGRLAPMNEEQRREAEKTVIGEFSQVKHVRGILSMGRYEDPNSAASSFSMLLGDSPHLDGQYAIFGKVTKGDETLKALEELPTHREGIFVMPTERITILSSYYYDTEMESCEHERSIMKRRLAASAIEIERQRMKCFP, encoded by the exons ATGAAGGGCACATTTTGGGGGAAAATGTTGAACCGTAGATCAGCATTGATCGGATTCATcagttgcttttgtttttcttccacATTTCTCAGTGGTAGTATTGTTGCTGCTTCACCTCACGACCCATTACTCGGATCCGCTCGCGTTGTTTTTCAG ACCAATTATGGAGACATCGAATTCGGGTTCTACCCGAGCGTCGCCCCCAAAACCGTTGAGCACATCTACAAGCTGGTTCGTCTCGGAGGCTataacaccaaccacttcttTAGGGTTGAGAAGGGCTTCGTTGCCCAAGTGGCTGACGTGGCCAGTGGAAGATTGGCTCCCATGAACGaggagcagagaagagaagcTGAGAAGACGGTGATCGGTGAGTTCAGTCAAGTTAAGCATGTCAGGGGCATTCTCTCAATGGGAAG ATATGAAGACCCAAATAGTGCCGCATCCTCTTTCTCAATGCTTCTTGGAGATTCCCCTCATCTTGATGGTCAG TATGCAATATTTGGGAAAGTTACTAAGGGTGATGAGACCTTGAAAGCGCTTGAGGAACTCCCTACTCACCGCGAGGGGATTTTTGTGATG CCTACTGAGCGCATTACAATTCTGTCATCATACTACTATG ATACCGAGATGGAGAGTTGTGAACATGAGAGGTCAATTATGAAGCGGAGGCTCGCTGCATCTGctattg